From the Musa acuminata AAA Group cultivar baxijiao chromosome BXJ1-2, Cavendish_Baxijiao_AAA, whole genome shotgun sequence genome, one window contains:
- the LOC135601132 gene encoding uncharacterized protein LOC135601132 isoform X3 produces MYVHRFLFYGFIFLRSISLSFGESLTCLAVYREGGAPAVFQSPKCPRWTLLADDDRRRPPPNCQAALHQGRRRSQEDRIVCALGMRIPFIGRTGIKELDVGLVAVFDGHNGAEASDMASKLLVEYFLLHLYFLLDGIYSVVLKKSNDKLTYGENSMVFEIVSLEKTENWHFPNPESLLLFPSGIILWKNCRSNWIPARIFDRTFHMEILKESLLRTIQDIDATFSKETLQKNLESGSTATVVLIVDGDVLAANVGDSKALLCTEGLRHHNRKGNLSRINRQRRSKNAIFPVGQNGQLELATNGGPNYFVKELTVDHHADREDERSRIEAAGGYVVEWAGVVRVNGELAVSRAIGDMAFKNYGVVSTPEMTDWQQITRNDSYLIAASDGVFEKLTMQEVCDLLWYEKLKANVKAEYIHSVTYTLADLLVNTAFERGTMDNMAIVVIPLKSSGTFVENVFDVDETSDLSLLELQKKLANDAINTRLVPMEYYNNIASKFDRFLVETEQRRLGCFYLSENLNEDMDYVFQGPKESQKGGEHGLYQSLLDSDMSYHSGGPLERYKDQKLCWHFGIHDGDRGQCTSPDVFAKFLGLLDSIPYSDIRPDSSESFAYKIPNFRYVLKRRFDRGSYGEVWLAFHWNCSQDSDIYNSSHKNLYHFASSLHMDTSKCNMSASSKTSNRHCSTDQRDSNLFILKRIMVERGTNAYLSGLREKYFGELFSNASTSLGGSITETPTTFSVDIQSDFSDLLQKNMSDNDEVDDIFDSTNTYARNYGAMPISYEEGLKHIARYVESFESESKELWLVFSNEGMSLSKLIYTAEESKSFTDNERDEKVRNVRVLRPSSWWHWLRTTEAGQNEMKDLIWQLLLALKACHDRNVTHRDIKPENMIVCLEDVDTGRCLSEIPNGDRQNHLKMRIIDFGSAIDDFTMKHLYGSGPTRSEQTFEYTPPEALLNASWFQGPKSVTLKYDMWSVGVVMLELILGSPHVFEINDRTRALLDQHLEGWSEHTKELAYKLRSYMELCILIPGISPQHYPTGVKKGHVGVSPASWKCSEESFSLQVKSRDPLKLGSASKVICNSFKMFGHCD; encoded by the exons ATGTACGTTCATCGCTTCCTTTTCTACGGATTCATCTTCCTCCGCTCGATTTCGCTGTCCTTCGGTGAATCCCTCACATGCCTCGCCGTCTATAGGGAGGGCGGCGCCCCCGCCGTCTTCCAATCGCCCAAGTGCCCGCGGTGGACCCTCCTCGCCGATGATGACCGCCGCCGCCCGCCGCCGAATTGCCAGGCGGCGTTGCACCAGGGGCGGCGGCGGTCCCAGGAGGACCGCATCGTCTGCGCCCTTGGCATGAGGATCCCCTTCATTG GTAGAACAGGAATCAAGGAGCTTGATGTTGGACTAGTAGCTGTTTTTGATGGACACAATGGGGCTGAGGCTAGTGATATGGCTTCCAAGCTTTtggttgaatactttcttctccaCCTCTATTTTCTTTTGGATGGGATATACTCAGTGGTTCTAAAGAAATCTAATGACAAGTTGACATATGGAGAAAACAGCATGGTTTTTGAAATTGTTAGTCTCGAGAAAACAGAGAACTGGCACTTTCCCAATCCAGAAAG TTTGTTGCTGTTTCCAAGTGGAATTATACTATGGAAAAATTGCAGGTCCAACTGGATACCAGCTAGAATTTTTGACAGGACTTTTCATATGGAAATACTAAAGGAATCATTGTTGAGGACAATCCAGGATATTGATGCAACATTTTCCAAGGAAA CTTTGCAGAAAAATCTCGAGTCGGGTTCTACTGCCACTGTTGTTCTGATAGTTGATGGTGATGTTTTAGCTGCTAATGTTGGTGACTCAAAAGCTCTTTTGTGTACTGAGGGTTTGCGGCATCATAATCGAAAAG GTAATTTGTCAAGGATAAATCGACAAAGGAGAAGTAAAAATGCCATATTTCCTGTTGGTCAGAATGGACAACTGGAGTTGGCAACCAATGGTGGACCAAATTATTTTGTTAAGGAGCTCACAGTGGACCATCATGCTGACAGAGAAGACGAAAGAAGCCGAATTGAAGCTGCTGGTGGATACGTTGTTGAGTGGGCTGGTGTGGTTCGGGTCAATGGTGAGCTGGCTGTATCTCGGGCTATAGGTGATATGGCTTTTAAAAA TTATGGTGTGGTCTCTACACCCGAGATGACAGATTGGCAACAGATAACAAGAAATGACAGTTATTTGATTGCGGCATCTGATGGAGTCTTTGAAAAGCTGACCATGCAAGAAGTTTGTGATCTGTTATGGTATGAGAAACTAAAAGCTAATGTGAAGGCGGAGTATATTCACAGTGTGACATACACTTTAGCTGATCTTTTAGTGAACACTGCTTTTGAAAGGGGTACCATGGACAACATGGCAATTGTAGTCATTCCTTTGAAATCTTCTGGGACTTTTGTGGAAAATGTGTTTGATGTAGATGAAACCTCTGACTTGTCATTGTTGGAATTGCAGAAAAAATTAG CAAATGATGCAATTAATACACGCCTTGTACCAATGGAGTACTACAACAACATCGCATCGAAGTTTGATCGGTTTTTG GTTGAAACAGAACAGAGAAGACTTGGTTGCTTTTATCTGTCGGAAAATCTGAATGAGGACATGGATTATGTTTTCCAAGGACCGAAAGAATCTCAAAAAGGTGGAGAGCATGGCTTATATCAGTCATTACTTGACTCAGATATGTCATATCACA GTGGAGGGCCTTTAGAACGTTATAAAGACCAAAAGTTATGCTGGCACTTCGGGATCCACGATGGAGACAGAGGTCAATGTACTAGTCCTGATGTGTTTGCTAAGTTTCTGGGTTTGCTAGACTCAATTCCTTACAGTGATATCAGACCCGACTCTTCAGAATCATTTGCATACAAAATACCCAATTTCAG GTATGTCTTAAAGAGGAGGTTTGATCGTGGATCATATGGCGAAGTTTGGTTGGCCTTTCATTGGAATTGTTCCCAGGATAGTGATATATACAACAGCAGCCATAAAAACTTGTATCATTTTGCTTCGAGTCTGCATATGGATACATCTAAGTGCAATATGAGTGCAAGTTCTAAAACATCCAATAGACATTGCTCTACTGATCAGAGGGACAGCAATTTGTTCATTCTGAAGCGGATAATG GTGGAGAGAGGGACCAATGCTTACCTGAGTGGACTGCGTGAAAAGTACTTTGGAGAACTTTTTTCAAATGCTTCTACGTCTCTAGGGGGTTCAATTACAGAAACACCAACAACCTTTTCTGTAGATATACAATCTGATTTCTCTGATCTTTTGCAAAAGAACATGTCAGATAATGATGAGGTGGATGATATCTTTGATTCAACAAATACTTACGCTAGGAATTATGGAGCAATGCCGATAAGCTATGAAGAAGGTTTAAAACATATAGCTAGATATGTAGAATCATTTGAGTCAGAATCAAAAGAATTATGGCTTGTTTTTAGCAATGAAGGAATGTCTCTATCAAAGCTGATATATACAGCAGAAGAATCAAAATCATTCACCGATAATGAAAGGGATGAAAAAGTGAGGAATGTTAGAGTACTACGTCCTTCTTCCTGGTGGCACTGGTTAAGGACGACAGAAGCAGGACAAAACGAAATGAAAGACCTCATATGGCAGCTG TTACTGGCTCTCAAAGCTTGTCATGATCGCAATGTCACCCATAGAGACATTAAACCTG AAAACATGATTGTATGCTTGGAAGACGTGGACACAGGAAGATGCTTAAGCGAAATTCCCAATGGGGATAGACAAAATCATCTAAAAAT GCGGATTATTGATTTTGGCAGTGCAATTGATGATTTCACCATGAAGCATCTTTATGGATCTGGGCCAACTAG ATCTGAACAGACCTTTGAGTACACTCCACCAGAAGCTTTACTTAATGCGAGCTGGTTTCAGGGGCCAAAAAGCGTAACACTGAA GTATGACATGTGGAGTGTGGGAGTTGTGATGCTAGAGTTAATTTTAGGATCCCCTCATGTTTTTGAGATAAATGATCGTACCCGTGCTCTGTTGGACCAGCATCTTGAAGGTTGGAGTGAGCATACCAAGGAGCTTGCATATAA ATTGAGATCGTACATGGAGTTGTGCATTTTAATACCTGGAATTTCTCCACAACATTATCCAACTGGTGTTAAAAAAGGCCAT GTTGGTGTTTCGCCTGCTTCTTGGAAATGTTCTGAAGAGTCTTTTTCACTTCAAGTGAAAAGTAGAGATCCTCTTAAACTGGGGTCAGCCTCTAAAGTTATATGCAACT CTTTCAAGATGTTTGGGCATTGCGATTAG
- the LOC135601132 gene encoding uncharacterized protein LOC135601132 isoform X4, translating into MYVHRFLFYGFIFLRSISLSFGESLTCLAVYREGGAPAVFQSPKCPRWTLLADDDRRRPPPNCQAALHQGRRRSQEDRIVCALGMRIPFIGRTGIKELDVGLVAVFDGHNGAEASDMASKLLVEYFLLHLYFLLDGIYSVVLKKSNDKLTYGENSMVFEIVSLEKTENWHFPNPESLLLFPSGIILWKNCRSNWIPARIFDRTFHMEILKESLLRTIQDIDATFSKETLQKNLESGSTATVVLIVDGDVLAANVGDSKALLCTEGLRHHNRKGNLSRINRQRRSKNAIFPVGQNGQLELATNGGPNYFVKELTVDHHADREDERSRIEAAGGYVVEWAGVVRVNGELAVSRAIGDMAFKNYGVVSTPEMTDWQQITRNDSYLIAASDGVFEKLTMQEVCDLLWYEKLKANVKAEYIHSVTYTLADLLVNTAFERGTMDNMAIVVIPLKSSGTFVENVFDVDETSDLSLLELQKKLANDAINTRLVPMEYYNNIASKFDRFLVETEQRRLGCFYLSENLNEDMDYVFQGPKESQKGGEHGLYQSLLDSDMSYHSGGPLERYKDQKLCWHFGIHDGDRGQCTSPDVFAKFLGLLDSIPYSDIRPDSSESFAYKIPNFRYVLKRRFDRGSYGEVWLAFHWNCSQDSDIYNSSHKNLYHFASSLHMDTSKCNMSASSKTSNRHCSTDQRDSNLFILKRIMVERGTNAYLSGLREKYFGELFSNASTSLGGSITETPTTFSVDIQSDFSDLLQKNMSDNDEVDDIFDSTNTYARNYGAMPISYEEGLKHIARYVESFESESKELWLVFSNEGMSLSKLIYTAEESKSFTDNERDEKVRNVRVLRPSSWWHWLRTTEAGQNEMKDLIWQLLLALKACHDRNVTHRDIKPENMIVCLEDVDTGRCLSEIPNGDRQNHLKMRIIDFGSAIDDFTMKHLYGSGPTRSEQTFEYTPPEALLNASWFQGPKSVTLKYDMWSVGVVMLELILGSPHVFEINDRTRALLDQHLEGWSEHTKELAYKLRSYMELCILIPGISPQHYPTGVKKGHEDRLSVDEALRHPYFQPHY; encoded by the exons ATGTACGTTCATCGCTTCCTTTTCTACGGATTCATCTTCCTCCGCTCGATTTCGCTGTCCTTCGGTGAATCCCTCACATGCCTCGCCGTCTATAGGGAGGGCGGCGCCCCCGCCGTCTTCCAATCGCCCAAGTGCCCGCGGTGGACCCTCCTCGCCGATGATGACCGCCGCCGCCCGCCGCCGAATTGCCAGGCGGCGTTGCACCAGGGGCGGCGGCGGTCCCAGGAGGACCGCATCGTCTGCGCCCTTGGCATGAGGATCCCCTTCATTG GTAGAACAGGAATCAAGGAGCTTGATGTTGGACTAGTAGCTGTTTTTGATGGACACAATGGGGCTGAGGCTAGTGATATGGCTTCCAAGCTTTtggttgaatactttcttctccaCCTCTATTTTCTTTTGGATGGGATATACTCAGTGGTTCTAAAGAAATCTAATGACAAGTTGACATATGGAGAAAACAGCATGGTTTTTGAAATTGTTAGTCTCGAGAAAACAGAGAACTGGCACTTTCCCAATCCAGAAAG TTTGTTGCTGTTTCCAAGTGGAATTATACTATGGAAAAATTGCAGGTCCAACTGGATACCAGCTAGAATTTTTGACAGGACTTTTCATATGGAAATACTAAAGGAATCATTGTTGAGGACAATCCAGGATATTGATGCAACATTTTCCAAGGAAA CTTTGCAGAAAAATCTCGAGTCGGGTTCTACTGCCACTGTTGTTCTGATAGTTGATGGTGATGTTTTAGCTGCTAATGTTGGTGACTCAAAAGCTCTTTTGTGTACTGAGGGTTTGCGGCATCATAATCGAAAAG GTAATTTGTCAAGGATAAATCGACAAAGGAGAAGTAAAAATGCCATATTTCCTGTTGGTCAGAATGGACAACTGGAGTTGGCAACCAATGGTGGACCAAATTATTTTGTTAAGGAGCTCACAGTGGACCATCATGCTGACAGAGAAGACGAAAGAAGCCGAATTGAAGCTGCTGGTGGATACGTTGTTGAGTGGGCTGGTGTGGTTCGGGTCAATGGTGAGCTGGCTGTATCTCGGGCTATAGGTGATATGGCTTTTAAAAA TTATGGTGTGGTCTCTACACCCGAGATGACAGATTGGCAACAGATAACAAGAAATGACAGTTATTTGATTGCGGCATCTGATGGAGTCTTTGAAAAGCTGACCATGCAAGAAGTTTGTGATCTGTTATGGTATGAGAAACTAAAAGCTAATGTGAAGGCGGAGTATATTCACAGTGTGACATACACTTTAGCTGATCTTTTAGTGAACACTGCTTTTGAAAGGGGTACCATGGACAACATGGCAATTGTAGTCATTCCTTTGAAATCTTCTGGGACTTTTGTGGAAAATGTGTTTGATGTAGATGAAACCTCTGACTTGTCATTGTTGGAATTGCAGAAAAAATTAG CAAATGATGCAATTAATACACGCCTTGTACCAATGGAGTACTACAACAACATCGCATCGAAGTTTGATCGGTTTTTG GTTGAAACAGAACAGAGAAGACTTGGTTGCTTTTATCTGTCGGAAAATCTGAATGAGGACATGGATTATGTTTTCCAAGGACCGAAAGAATCTCAAAAAGGTGGAGAGCATGGCTTATATCAGTCATTACTTGACTCAGATATGTCATATCACA GTGGAGGGCCTTTAGAACGTTATAAAGACCAAAAGTTATGCTGGCACTTCGGGATCCACGATGGAGACAGAGGTCAATGTACTAGTCCTGATGTGTTTGCTAAGTTTCTGGGTTTGCTAGACTCAATTCCTTACAGTGATATCAGACCCGACTCTTCAGAATCATTTGCATACAAAATACCCAATTTCAG GTATGTCTTAAAGAGGAGGTTTGATCGTGGATCATATGGCGAAGTTTGGTTGGCCTTTCATTGGAATTGTTCCCAGGATAGTGATATATACAACAGCAGCCATAAAAACTTGTATCATTTTGCTTCGAGTCTGCATATGGATACATCTAAGTGCAATATGAGTGCAAGTTCTAAAACATCCAATAGACATTGCTCTACTGATCAGAGGGACAGCAATTTGTTCATTCTGAAGCGGATAATG GTGGAGAGAGGGACCAATGCTTACCTGAGTGGACTGCGTGAAAAGTACTTTGGAGAACTTTTTTCAAATGCTTCTACGTCTCTAGGGGGTTCAATTACAGAAACACCAACAACCTTTTCTGTAGATATACAATCTGATTTCTCTGATCTTTTGCAAAAGAACATGTCAGATAATGATGAGGTGGATGATATCTTTGATTCAACAAATACTTACGCTAGGAATTATGGAGCAATGCCGATAAGCTATGAAGAAGGTTTAAAACATATAGCTAGATATGTAGAATCATTTGAGTCAGAATCAAAAGAATTATGGCTTGTTTTTAGCAATGAAGGAATGTCTCTATCAAAGCTGATATATACAGCAGAAGAATCAAAATCATTCACCGATAATGAAAGGGATGAAAAAGTGAGGAATGTTAGAGTACTACGTCCTTCTTCCTGGTGGCACTGGTTAAGGACGACAGAAGCAGGACAAAACGAAATGAAAGACCTCATATGGCAGCTG TTACTGGCTCTCAAAGCTTGTCATGATCGCAATGTCACCCATAGAGACATTAAACCTG AAAACATGATTGTATGCTTGGAAGACGTGGACACAGGAAGATGCTTAAGCGAAATTCCCAATGGGGATAGACAAAATCATCTAAAAAT GCGGATTATTGATTTTGGCAGTGCAATTGATGATTTCACCATGAAGCATCTTTATGGATCTGGGCCAACTAG ATCTGAACAGACCTTTGAGTACACTCCACCAGAAGCTTTACTTAATGCGAGCTGGTTTCAGGGGCCAAAAAGCGTAACACTGAA GTATGACATGTGGAGTGTGGGAGTTGTGATGCTAGAGTTAATTTTAGGATCCCCTCATGTTTTTGAGATAAATGATCGTACCCGTGCTCTGTTGGACCAGCATCTTGAAGGTTGGAGTGAGCATACCAAGGAGCTTGCATATAA ATTGAGATCGTACATGGAGTTGTGCATTTTAATACCTGGAATTTCTCCACAACATTATCCAACTGGTGTTAAAAAAGGCCAT GAAGATCGGTTGAGTGTTGATGAAGCTCTGCGCCATCCTTACTTTCAGCCACATTATTAA
- the LOC135601132 gene encoding uncharacterized protein LOC135601132 isoform X1 — translation MYVHRFLFYGFIFLRSISLSFGESLTCLAVYREGGAPAVFQSPKCPRWTLLADDDRRRPPPNCQAALHQGRRRSQEDRIVCALGMRIPFIGRTGIKELDVGLVAVFDGHNGAEASDMASKLLVEYFLLHLYFLLDGIYSVVLKKSNDKLTYGENSMVFEIVSLEKTENWHFPNPESLLLFPSGIILWKNCRSNWIPARIFDRTFHMEILKESLLRTIQDIDATFSKETLQKNLESGSTATVVLIVDGDVLAANVGDSKALLCTEGLRHHNRKGNLSRINRQRRSKNAIFPVGQNGQLELATNGGPNYFVKELTVDHHADREDERSRIEAAGGYVVEWAGVVRVNGELAVSRAIGDMAFKNYGVVSTPEMTDWQQITRNDSYLIAASDGVFEKLTMQEVCDLLWYEKLKANVKAEYIHSVTYTLADLLVNTAFERGTMDNMAIVVIPLKSSGTFVENVFDVDETSDLSLLELQKKLANDAINTRLVPMEYYNNIASKFDRFLVETEQRRLGCFYLSENLNEDMDYVFQGPKESQKGGEHGLYQSLLDSDMSYHSGGPLERYKDQKLCWHFGIHDGDRGQCTSPDVFAKFLGLLDSIPYSDIRPDSSESFAYKIPNFRYVLKRRFDRGSYGEVWLAFHWNCSQDSDIYNSSHKNLYHFASSLHMDTSKCNMSASSKTSNRHCSTDQRDSNLFILKRIMVERGTNAYLSGLREKYFGELFSNASTSLGGSITETPTTFSVDIQSDFSDLLQKNMSDNDEVDDIFDSTNTYARNYGAMPISYEEGLKHIARYVESFESESKELWLVFSNEGMSLSKLIYTAEESKSFTDNERDEKVRNVRVLRPSSWWHWLRTTEAGQNEMKDLIWQLLLALKACHDRNVTHRDIKPENMIVCLEDVDTGRCLSEIPNGDRQNHLKMRIIDFGSAIDDFTMKHLYGSGPTRSEQTFEYTPPEALLNASWFQGPKSVTLKYDMWSVGVVMLELILGSPHVFEINDRTRALLDQHLEGWSEHTKELAYKLRSYMELCILIPGISPQHYPTGVKKGHVGVSPASWKCSEESFSLQVKSRDPLKLGFQDVWALRLVRQLLVWHPEDRLSVDEALRHPYFQPHY, via the exons ATGTACGTTCATCGCTTCCTTTTCTACGGATTCATCTTCCTCCGCTCGATTTCGCTGTCCTTCGGTGAATCCCTCACATGCCTCGCCGTCTATAGGGAGGGCGGCGCCCCCGCCGTCTTCCAATCGCCCAAGTGCCCGCGGTGGACCCTCCTCGCCGATGATGACCGCCGCCGCCCGCCGCCGAATTGCCAGGCGGCGTTGCACCAGGGGCGGCGGCGGTCCCAGGAGGACCGCATCGTCTGCGCCCTTGGCATGAGGATCCCCTTCATTG GTAGAACAGGAATCAAGGAGCTTGATGTTGGACTAGTAGCTGTTTTTGATGGACACAATGGGGCTGAGGCTAGTGATATGGCTTCCAAGCTTTtggttgaatactttcttctccaCCTCTATTTTCTTTTGGATGGGATATACTCAGTGGTTCTAAAGAAATCTAATGACAAGTTGACATATGGAGAAAACAGCATGGTTTTTGAAATTGTTAGTCTCGAGAAAACAGAGAACTGGCACTTTCCCAATCCAGAAAG TTTGTTGCTGTTTCCAAGTGGAATTATACTATGGAAAAATTGCAGGTCCAACTGGATACCAGCTAGAATTTTTGACAGGACTTTTCATATGGAAATACTAAAGGAATCATTGTTGAGGACAATCCAGGATATTGATGCAACATTTTCCAAGGAAA CTTTGCAGAAAAATCTCGAGTCGGGTTCTACTGCCACTGTTGTTCTGATAGTTGATGGTGATGTTTTAGCTGCTAATGTTGGTGACTCAAAAGCTCTTTTGTGTACTGAGGGTTTGCGGCATCATAATCGAAAAG GTAATTTGTCAAGGATAAATCGACAAAGGAGAAGTAAAAATGCCATATTTCCTGTTGGTCAGAATGGACAACTGGAGTTGGCAACCAATGGTGGACCAAATTATTTTGTTAAGGAGCTCACAGTGGACCATCATGCTGACAGAGAAGACGAAAGAAGCCGAATTGAAGCTGCTGGTGGATACGTTGTTGAGTGGGCTGGTGTGGTTCGGGTCAATGGTGAGCTGGCTGTATCTCGGGCTATAGGTGATATGGCTTTTAAAAA TTATGGTGTGGTCTCTACACCCGAGATGACAGATTGGCAACAGATAACAAGAAATGACAGTTATTTGATTGCGGCATCTGATGGAGTCTTTGAAAAGCTGACCATGCAAGAAGTTTGTGATCTGTTATGGTATGAGAAACTAAAAGCTAATGTGAAGGCGGAGTATATTCACAGTGTGACATACACTTTAGCTGATCTTTTAGTGAACACTGCTTTTGAAAGGGGTACCATGGACAACATGGCAATTGTAGTCATTCCTTTGAAATCTTCTGGGACTTTTGTGGAAAATGTGTTTGATGTAGATGAAACCTCTGACTTGTCATTGTTGGAATTGCAGAAAAAATTAG CAAATGATGCAATTAATACACGCCTTGTACCAATGGAGTACTACAACAACATCGCATCGAAGTTTGATCGGTTTTTG GTTGAAACAGAACAGAGAAGACTTGGTTGCTTTTATCTGTCGGAAAATCTGAATGAGGACATGGATTATGTTTTCCAAGGACCGAAAGAATCTCAAAAAGGTGGAGAGCATGGCTTATATCAGTCATTACTTGACTCAGATATGTCATATCACA GTGGAGGGCCTTTAGAACGTTATAAAGACCAAAAGTTATGCTGGCACTTCGGGATCCACGATGGAGACAGAGGTCAATGTACTAGTCCTGATGTGTTTGCTAAGTTTCTGGGTTTGCTAGACTCAATTCCTTACAGTGATATCAGACCCGACTCTTCAGAATCATTTGCATACAAAATACCCAATTTCAG GTATGTCTTAAAGAGGAGGTTTGATCGTGGATCATATGGCGAAGTTTGGTTGGCCTTTCATTGGAATTGTTCCCAGGATAGTGATATATACAACAGCAGCCATAAAAACTTGTATCATTTTGCTTCGAGTCTGCATATGGATACATCTAAGTGCAATATGAGTGCAAGTTCTAAAACATCCAATAGACATTGCTCTACTGATCAGAGGGACAGCAATTTGTTCATTCTGAAGCGGATAATG GTGGAGAGAGGGACCAATGCTTACCTGAGTGGACTGCGTGAAAAGTACTTTGGAGAACTTTTTTCAAATGCTTCTACGTCTCTAGGGGGTTCAATTACAGAAACACCAACAACCTTTTCTGTAGATATACAATCTGATTTCTCTGATCTTTTGCAAAAGAACATGTCAGATAATGATGAGGTGGATGATATCTTTGATTCAACAAATACTTACGCTAGGAATTATGGAGCAATGCCGATAAGCTATGAAGAAGGTTTAAAACATATAGCTAGATATGTAGAATCATTTGAGTCAGAATCAAAAGAATTATGGCTTGTTTTTAGCAATGAAGGAATGTCTCTATCAAAGCTGATATATACAGCAGAAGAATCAAAATCATTCACCGATAATGAAAGGGATGAAAAAGTGAGGAATGTTAGAGTACTACGTCCTTCTTCCTGGTGGCACTGGTTAAGGACGACAGAAGCAGGACAAAACGAAATGAAAGACCTCATATGGCAGCTG TTACTGGCTCTCAAAGCTTGTCATGATCGCAATGTCACCCATAGAGACATTAAACCTG AAAACATGATTGTATGCTTGGAAGACGTGGACACAGGAAGATGCTTAAGCGAAATTCCCAATGGGGATAGACAAAATCATCTAAAAAT GCGGATTATTGATTTTGGCAGTGCAATTGATGATTTCACCATGAAGCATCTTTATGGATCTGGGCCAACTAG ATCTGAACAGACCTTTGAGTACACTCCACCAGAAGCTTTACTTAATGCGAGCTGGTTTCAGGGGCCAAAAAGCGTAACACTGAA GTATGACATGTGGAGTGTGGGAGTTGTGATGCTAGAGTTAATTTTAGGATCCCCTCATGTTTTTGAGATAAATGATCGTACCCGTGCTCTGTTGGACCAGCATCTTGAAGGTTGGAGTGAGCATACCAAGGAGCTTGCATATAA ATTGAGATCGTACATGGAGTTGTGCATTTTAATACCTGGAATTTCTCCACAACATTATCCAACTGGTGTTAAAAAAGGCCAT GTTGGTGTTTCGCCTGCTTCTTGGAAATGTTCTGAAGAGTCTTTTTCACTTCAAGTGAAAAGTAGAGATCCTCTTAAACTGGG CTTTCAAGATGTTTGGGCATTGCGATTAGTACGCCAGTTGTTAGTATGGCATCCT GAAGATCGGTTGAGTGTTGATGAAGCTCTGCGCCATCCTTACTTTCAGCCACATTATTAA